The proteins below come from a single Parazoarcus communis genomic window:
- the pheT gene encoding phenylalanine--tRNA ligase subunit beta, giving the protein MQFSEHWLRTFTNPLLDSAALGHLMTMAGLEVEEAEPVAPAFTGIVVAQIVEAEKHPNADKLKLCKVDAGAGELLQIVCGAPNAAVGLKVPCAKVGAVLPGDFAIKAAKLRGIESFGMLCSERELGLSDEHGGLYALPDDAPVGVDIREYLALDDTLFTIKLTPNRSDCLSLTGVAREVAALTGVPLVRPEIAAVVPTIDDRRAILLDAPQACPRYCGRVLKGVDAKAPTPDWMKQRLQRSGIRSISALVDITNYVMLELGQPLHAFDNTRLKGAIHVRLPVEGEQVLLLNEQTVTPAADTLLIADEHCALALAGIMGGEESGITLETSEVFLESAFFAPDAIAGRARAYGFSSDASHRFERGVDFALARPALERATGLILEICGGAAGPVEEALAADALPARPPVRLRPARARRVLGIDMADDAMQKLLERVHLEVSRDGDALLVSPPSFRFDIEIEEDLIEELARLHGYDNIPAVAPLGRLVMLDRSESDRSEWDVRHLLAARGFQEVVNFAFVEEAWERDFCSNEDPIRLANPIASQMSVMRSSLIPGLAANLVTNRKRQQNRVRVFELGRCFERKADGQPVAGFHQPRRIAALAAGPVVPEQWGERSRTTDFYDLKGDLEALFAPRELSFECLADPALHPGRAAVVMLDGRRIGVIGELHPIWVQRYDLGPAPVVFEVELDAALEAILPASGSVSRMPAVARDLALVVNQELSATRVLAVLREAAPSLVREISLFDVYHGKGIDPDKKSLAFSVLMQDTQRTLEDAEVEAAMSALLRHAELTLGARLRGSGE; this is encoded by the coding sequence ATGCAATTTTCCGAACACTGGCTGCGGACCTTCACCAATCCGCTTCTTGATAGTGCTGCGCTGGGTCATCTGATGACCATGGCCGGCCTCGAAGTGGAAGAAGCCGAACCCGTGGCGCCGGCATTTACCGGCATCGTCGTGGCGCAGATCGTCGAAGCCGAAAAGCATCCGAACGCCGACAAGCTCAAGCTGTGCAAGGTCGACGCCGGCGCCGGGGAGCTCCTCCAGATCGTCTGTGGCGCACCCAATGCCGCGGTCGGTCTGAAAGTGCCGTGCGCCAAGGTGGGTGCGGTGCTGCCGGGTGACTTTGCAATCAAGGCGGCCAAACTGCGCGGTATTGAATCCTTCGGCATGCTGTGCTCGGAGCGCGAGCTTGGTCTGTCCGACGAGCATGGCGGTCTGTATGCGCTGCCCGACGATGCGCCGGTGGGCGTGGACATCCGGGAATACCTTGCGCTCGACGACACGTTGTTCACGATCAAGCTCACGCCGAACCGCTCCGACTGTCTGAGCTTGACCGGCGTGGCACGCGAGGTCGCGGCCCTCACTGGCGTGCCGCTGGTGCGGCCCGAGATTGCTGCGGTTGTACCGACGATCGACGATCGCCGTGCGATCCTGCTTGACGCGCCCCAGGCCTGTCCGCGTTATTGTGGTCGTGTGCTCAAGGGTGTTGACGCCAAGGCGCCGACACCGGACTGGATGAAGCAGCGTCTGCAGCGCAGTGGCATCCGGTCGATCAGCGCGCTGGTGGATATCACCAACTACGTGATGCTCGAGCTCGGGCAACCGCTGCACGCTTTCGACAACACCCGTCTCAAGGGCGCAATTCATGTGCGCCTTCCGGTGGAGGGTGAGCAGGTGCTGTTGCTCAACGAACAGACGGTGACCCCGGCGGCCGACACGCTGCTGATCGCCGACGAGCACTGCGCGCTTGCGCTGGCAGGCATCATGGGCGGTGAAGAGAGCGGTATCACGCTGGAAACGTCCGAAGTTTTCCTCGAAAGCGCCTTCTTCGCACCCGACGCAATCGCCGGTCGCGCCCGTGCCTACGGTTTCTCGTCCGATGCCTCGCATCGTTTCGAGCGCGGTGTCGATTTCGCACTCGCCCGCCCGGCGCTGGAGCGCGCCACCGGTCTCATTCTCGAGATCTGCGGTGGTGCTGCAGGCCCGGTTGAAGAGGCGCTGGCTGCCGATGCATTGCCCGCCCGTCCGCCGGTGCGTCTGCGTCCGGCACGTGCTCGCCGCGTGCTTGGCATTGACATGGCCGACGACGCAATGCAGAAACTGCTCGAACGCGTCCATCTTGAAGTGAGCCGGGACGGTGACGCGCTGCTCGTCAGCCCGCCTTCCTTCCGTTTCGATATCGAGATTGAAGAAGACCTGATCGAAGAGCTGGCTCGGCTGCATGGGTATGACAACATCCCCGCGGTCGCACCCTTGGGTCGGCTGGTGATGCTGGATCGCAGCGAGTCCGATCGCAGCGAATGGGATGTTCGCCACCTGCTCGCTGCGCGCGGCTTCCAGGAAGTGGTTAACTTCGCCTTCGTCGAAGAAGCGTGGGAGCGCGATTTCTGTTCCAACGAAGATCCGATCCGTCTTGCCAACCCGATCGCGAGTCAGATGAGCGTCATGCGCTCAAGCCTGATTCCGGGACTGGCTGCCAATCTGGTCACGAACCGCAAGCGCCAGCAGAACCGTGTTCGCGTGTTCGAGCTCGGGCGCTGCTTCGAGCGCAAGGCTGACGGTCAGCCGGTAGCCGGCTTCCATCAGCCGCGGCGAATTGCCGCGCTTGCCGCCGGTCCGGTCGTGCCCGAACAGTGGGGCGAGCGCAGCAGGACGACCGACTTCTATGATCTCAAGGGGGATCTCGAGGCCTTGTTCGCGCCGCGCGAACTCAGCTTTGAATGCCTGGCCGATCCCGCGCTGCACCCGGGGCGGGCGGCAGTCGTCATGCTCGATGGTCGCCGCATCGGTGTCATCGGCGAACTGCATCCGATCTGGGTGCAGCGCTACGATCTCGGGCCTGCACCGGTGGTGTTCGAGGTTGAGCTTGATGCCGCACTGGAGGCGATTCTGCCTGCATCGGGCAGTGTGTCGCGTATGCCGGCGGTTGCCCGTGACCTGGCCCTGGTGGTCAATCAGGAACTCAGTGCGACGCGTGTTCTGGCAGTGCTGCGTGAAGCGGCGCCGAGCCTCGTACGCGAGATCAGCCTGTTCGACGTCTACCATGGCAAGGGCATTGACCCTGACAAGAAGAGTCTTGCTTTCAGTGTGTTGATGCAAGATACTCAACGGACCCTTGAAGATGCCGAGGTGGAAGCCGCAATGTCGGCACTGCTCCGCCATGCTGAGCTCACGCTGGGTGCGCGACTGCGTGGATCGGGAGAATGA
- the infC gene encoding translation initiation factor IF-3 — MAQDKKQRVNGEITAPEVRLVGEDGEPLGIVPLRIALEAAEEIGLDLVEIAPMAEPPVCRVMDLGKFKYQEQKKAHEARSKQKQIQIKEVKLRPGTDENDYQIKLRNLKRFLDEGDKCKVTLRFRGREMAHQEFGLRQLERVKADLEELGQVEQMPKMEGRQMVMVIAPIKKNR, encoded by the coding sequence ATCGCTCAAGATAAAAAGCAGCGCGTCAACGGGGAGATCACCGCGCCGGAAGTCCGGCTAGTCGGTGAAGACGGTGAACCGCTGGGTATTGTCCCCCTGAGAATTGCCCTCGAAGCAGCAGAAGAAATCGGGCTGGACCTTGTCGAGATCGCGCCAATGGCGGAACCCCCGGTTTGCCGGGTAATGGATCTGGGCAAGTTCAAGTATCAGGAGCAGAAGAAAGCCCACGAGGCGCGTTCCAAGCAGAAGCAGATTCAGATCAAGGAAGTCAAGCTGCGTCCGGGTACGGACGAGAACGACTACCAGATCAAGCTGCGCAACCTGAAGCGCTTCCTGGATGAAGGTGACAAGTGCAAGGTCACGCTTCGCTTCCGCGGACGAGAGATGGCGCACCAGGAATTTGGTCTGCGTCAGCTTGAGCGAGTCAAGGCCGATCTCGAAGAGCTCGGTCAGGTTGAGCAGATGCCCAAGATGGAAGGGCGTCAGATGGTTATGGTCATCGCGCCGATCAAGAAGAATCGCTGA
- a CDS encoding cupin domain-containing protein: MKYGYSEARPYITKDGSMIRELMHPDVHGNKAQSLAEATVPAGTRTQLHRHALTEELYHITSGTGRMQLGDARFDVAAGDTVCIPPGTPHCIEALGDAPLKLLCCCAPAYAHEDTELLEPGAS, translated from the coding sequence ATGAAGTACGGATACAGCGAAGCCAGGCCCTACATCACGAAGGACGGTTCGATGATTCGCGAACTGATGCATCCGGACGTACATGGCAACAAGGCACAGAGCCTGGCCGAAGCCACCGTCCCCGCAGGGACGAGAACGCAGCTGCATCGCCACGCCCTGACCGAGGAGCTCTATCACATCACGTCGGGAACAGGGCGGATGCAACTCGGCGACGCGCGTTTCGACGTGGCGGCCGGCGATACCGTCTGCATTCCGCCCGGCACACCGCACTGCATCGAAGCGCTTGGAGATGCCCCGCTGAAATTGCTGTGCTGCTGTGCACCGGCATACGCTCATGAAGATACCGAGCTTCTTGAACCGGGTGCTTCTTGA
- the rpmI gene encoding 50S ribosomal protein L35: protein MPKMKTKSGAKKRFKVRASGGIKRSSAFKRHILTKKTTKSKRQLRGMKEIHAADEKLIRAMLPYA from the coding sequence ATGCCCAAGATGAAGACCAAGAGCGGAGCCAAGAAGCGATTCAAGGTTCGTGCTAGCGGTGGGATCAAGCGGTCCTCGGCGTTCAAACGCCACATCCTTACCAAGAAGACCACCAAGAGCAAGCGCCAGCTGCGCGGCATGAAGGAAATTCATGCAGCCGACGAAAAGCTGATCCGCGCCATGCTGCCTTACGCTTGA
- a CDS encoding integration host factor subunit alpha: MNVTLTKAELADLLFEQVGLNKREAKDMVEGFFEEIRTALERGDSVKLSGFGNFQLRDKPQRPGRNPKTGEEIPITARRVVTFHASQKLKAAVEELSDASKQP, translated from the coding sequence ATGAACGTGACCTTGACCAAAGCCGAACTGGCCGATCTGCTGTTTGAGCAGGTTGGCCTGAACAAGCGTGAAGCCAAGGACATGGTGGAAGGCTTCTTTGAAGAAATCCGGACAGCGCTCGAGCGCGGCGACAGTGTGAAACTGTCCGGGTTCGGCAACTTTCAGTTGCGTGACAAACCGCAGCGTCCGGGGCGCAACCCGAAGACTGGCGAGGAAATTCCGATCACTGCCCGTCGGGTGGTCACCTTCCACGCCAGCCAGAAGCTCAAGGCCGCGGTAGAGGAACTCAGCGATGCAAGCAAGCAACCCTGA
- the sstT gene encoding serine/threonine transporter SstT, with protein MNTAVSRSPVFMLRTSLITQIVVGLICGIALALLAPDLARSVSLLGDVFISALKSVAPVLVFLLVIASIASHRRGQPTHIRPVLILYLLGTLGAAAVAVAASFAFPTTLVLDAPAVSGTPPGGIVGVLKNLLLSAVSNPAKALMEANFIAILSWAIGLGIMLRHASDTTRTMLSDLSEAVSKIVRLVIRFAPLGIFGLVASTLVESGLDALLDYARLLLVIVGCMIFVALVVNPLIVFLKTRRNPYPLVLTCLRESAITAFFTRSSAANIPINMELCKRLNLHEDTYAISIPLGATINMAGAAITITVMTLAAANTLGVSVDLPTAFLLCIVSALAACGVSGVAGGSLLLIPMACNLFGISTDVAMQVVAIGFVISVLQDSAETALNSSTDVLFTAAACPPAAPAPAAAKP; from the coding sequence ATGAACACCGCAGTAAGCCGTTCCCCCGTTTTCATGCTGAGAACCAGCCTCATCACCCAGATCGTCGTCGGCCTGATCTGCGGCATCGCCCTCGCCCTGCTCGCCCCCGACCTGGCACGCTCCGTATCGCTCCTCGGAGACGTCTTCATTTCTGCGCTCAAGTCGGTGGCGCCGGTACTGGTCTTCCTGCTGGTGATTGCGTCGATCGCCAGCCACAGGCGCGGTCAGCCCACGCACATCCGGCCGGTGCTGATCCTCTATCTGCTCGGTACGCTCGGTGCCGCAGCAGTCGCGGTCGCCGCCAGCTTCGCGTTTCCCACCACCCTCGTTCTCGACGCGCCCGCAGTGAGCGGCACGCCACCGGGCGGCATCGTCGGCGTACTCAAGAACCTGCTGCTGAGCGCGGTCTCGAATCCTGCCAAGGCCCTGATGGAAGCGAACTTCATTGCCATCCTGAGCTGGGCGATCGGCCTCGGCATCATGTTGCGCCACGCGTCCGACACCACCCGGACGATGCTCTCCGACCTCTCCGAAGCCGTATCGAAGATCGTCAGGCTCGTGATCCGCTTCGCCCCGCTCGGCATCTTCGGCCTCGTGGCAAGCACACTTGTGGAGTCCGGACTCGACGCCCTGCTCGACTACGCCAGGCTGCTGCTGGTCATCGTCGGCTGCATGATCTTCGTTGCCCTGGTCGTCAATCCGCTGATCGTATTCCTGAAGACCCGCCGCAATCCCTACCCGCTGGTGCTGACCTGCCTGCGCGAAAGCGCGATCACCGCATTCTTCACCCGCAGTTCGGCCGCCAACATCCCGATCAACATGGAACTGTGCAAGCGCCTGAACCTGCACGAAGACACGTACGCGATCTCCATCCCGCTGGGCGCGACCATCAACATGGCCGGCGCGGCCATCACCATTACGGTGATGACGCTGGCCGCTGCGAACACCCTGGGCGTCAGCGTCGACCTGCCGACCGCATTCCTGCTGTGCATCGTGTCGGCACTCGCCGCCTGCGGCGTTTCCGGCGTGGCCGGCGGCTCGCTGCTGCTGATCCCGATGGCGTGCAACCTGTTCGGCATCTCGACCGATGTTGCCATGCAGGTGGTCGCGATCGGCTTTGTCATCAGCGTGCTGCAAGACTCTGCCGAAACGGCGCTGAACTCCTCCACCGACGTGCTGTTCACCGCCGCCGCCTGCCCGCCGGCAGCGCCCGCACCAGCCGCTGCAAAGCCGTGA
- the pheS gene encoding phenylalanine--tRNA ligase subunit alpha: MDKLDQLVQQAEEAFSAAADGAQLEQAKARFFGKSGSLTEQMKALGKLAPEQKREAGAAINRAKVAIEAALEARRESLREAALLAQLAAEALDVTLPGRGSVSGGLHPVSRTLERIESLFRSVGFVVADGPEIETDWHNFTALNTPENHPARSMHDTFYLEGRDDVLLRTHTSPVQNRAMMAHVERYKHLDTMPDIRVIAPGRVYRVDSDATHSPMFHQVEGLWVGENVSFADLKGVIADFLRKFFETEDLQVRFRPSFFPFTEPSAEIDVAFMSGALEGRWLEIAGCGMVHPNVLSLGGIDPERYTGFAFGMGPDRLTMLRYGVNDLRLFFEGDLRFLSQFR, from the coding sequence ATGGATAAGCTCGATCAACTGGTTCAACAGGCCGAGGAGGCGTTCTCCGCGGCAGCTGATGGCGCCCAGCTTGAGCAGGCAAAAGCGCGCTTTTTTGGCAAGAGCGGGTCGCTCACCGAACAGATGAAGGCGCTGGGCAAGCTTGCGCCTGAACAGAAGCGCGAAGCTGGCGCTGCAATCAACCGTGCAAAGGTCGCGATCGAAGCTGCGCTCGAAGCGCGCCGCGAATCCTTGCGCGAAGCCGCGCTGCTGGCTCAGCTCGCCGCGGAAGCACTCGACGTCACCCTGCCGGGGCGCGGCTCGGTTTCCGGTGGTTTGCACCCGGTCAGCCGCACCCTTGAGCGTATCGAAAGCCTGTTCCGCTCCGTCGGTTTCGTGGTGGCGGATGGTCCCGAGATCGAGACCGACTGGCACAACTTCACCGCGCTCAACACGCCTGAGAATCACCCAGCGCGTTCGATGCACGATACCTTCTACCTGGAAGGCCGGGACGACGTCCTGCTGCGCACCCATACCAGCCCGGTACAGAACCGGGCGATGATGGCGCACGTCGAACGCTACAAGCACCTGGACACCATGCCCGATATTCGCGTGATCGCGCCGGGCCGGGTCTACCGGGTGGACTCCGATGCCACGCACTCGCCGATGTTTCACCAGGTCGAGGGCCTGTGGGTGGGTGAGAACGTCAGCTTTGCCGACCTCAAGGGCGTGATTGCCGATTTCCTGCGCAAGTTCTTCGAGACCGAAGACCTGCAGGTGCGCTTCCGTCCGTCCTTCTTCCCCTTCACCGAACCTTCGGCTGAAATCGACGTGGCCTTCATGAGCGGTGCGCTCGAAGGTCGCTGGCTGGAGATCGCCGGTTGCGGCATGGTCCATCCGAACGTGCTCAGCCTCGGCGGCATCGACCCCGAGCGCTATACCGGCTTTGCTTTCGGCATGGGGCCGGACCGCCTGACCATGCTGCGCTACGGCGTCAACGATCTGCGCCTCTTCTTCGAGGGCGATCTGCGTTTCTTGAGCCAATTCAGGTAA
- the rplT gene encoding 50S ribosomal protein L20 produces the protein MPRVKRGVTARARHKKVLVQAKGYRGRRKNVYRIAKQAVMKAGQYAYRDRRQRKRQFRALWIVRINAAARECGLTYSVFMNGLKKAAVEVDRKVLADLAVFDKPAFAALVAQAKAQIAA, from the coding sequence ATGCCCAGAGTTAAACGTGGTGTAACAGCCCGCGCACGTCACAAGAAAGTTCTCGTTCAGGCCAAGGGTTACCGCGGCCGTCGCAAAAACGTCTATCGCATCGCCAAACAGGCGGTGATGAAGGCCGGCCAGTACGCTTACCGCGACCGTCGTCAAAGGAAGCGTCAGTTCCGTGCCCTGTGGATCGTCCGTATCAACGCCGCTGCGCGTGAGTGCGGTCTGACCTACAGCGTATTCATGAATGGCCTGAAGAAGGCCGCTGTCGAAGTGGACCGCAAGGTTCTGGCCGATCTGGCCGTTTTCGACAAGCCCGCGTTTGCAGCGCTCGTCGCGCAAGCCAAGGCCCAAATCGCTGCGTAA
- a CDS encoding NUDIX domain-containing protein translates to MMATQLSCGLLVINERGELLVGHSTGSTHWDLPKGLIDEGESPMACALREAREEFGLEFPTGRLVELGRYAYYRGKDLHLFCVGTTSTETRPEHCRCTSYFDHYVTGKRAPEVDGFAWADDAQLRVRLAKSMKRLLLEKGLLAHARTLLGRAPDAG, encoded by the coding sequence ATGATGGCGACACAACTTTCCTGCGGCCTGCTGGTGATCAATGAACGCGGCGAACTGCTTGTGGGTCATTCCACCGGAAGCACGCACTGGGACCTGCCCAAGGGCCTCATCGATGAGGGAGAGAGCCCCATGGCTTGCGCCCTGCGCGAGGCTCGCGAGGAGTTCGGACTCGAGTTCCCGACCGGGCGCCTGGTCGAGCTGGGCCGTTACGCCTACTACCGCGGCAAGGATCTTCATCTGTTCTGCGTCGGCACCACATCCACCGAAACCCGTCCCGAGCATTGCCGGTGCACGAGCTACTTCGACCACTACGTGACCGGCAAGCGTGCGCCGGAAGTCGATGGCTTCGCCTGGGCTGACGACGCGCAGCTGCGTGTTCGGCTGGCAAAGAGCATGAAGAGACTGCTGCTGGAAAAGGGCTTGCTCGCACACGCCAGAACACTGCTCGGGCGCGCACCGGACGCGGGCTAG
- a CDS encoding MerR family transcriptional regulator, which yields MQASNPETGTAALPPIPAKRYFTIGEVSELCGVKAHVLRYWEQEFTQLKPVKRSGNRRYYQHHEVMLIRRIRHLLYDEGFTISGARNRLGEAAIHQHEEIEAATRYKALIADLRHEIETTLAALKS from the coding sequence ATGCAAGCAAGCAACCCTGAAACCGGTACGGCAGCACTGCCGCCGATTCCCGCCAAGCGTTACTTCACGATCGGTGAGGTAAGCGAACTGTGCGGGGTCAAGGCACATGTGCTGCGTTACTGGGAGCAGGAGTTTACCCAGCTCAAGCCGGTCAAGCGCAGCGGCAACCGTCGCTACTATCAGCATCATGAAGTGATGCTGATCCGGCGCATCCGCCATCTGCTGTATGACGAAGGCTTTACTATTTCCGGGGCACGCAACCGTCTCGGCGAAGCCGCGATTCATCAGCACGAAGAGATCGAGGCGGCAACACGCTACAAGGCCTTGATCGCGGATTTGCGGCATGAAATCGAGACTACACTGGCAGCGCTGAAAAGCTGA
- a CDS encoding FAD-dependent oxidoreductase, translating into MQARKLAVVAAVASAIALFFILDLGQYLNLQNLKEQQAAIEAFRDENVLLSVTIYFVIYVLMAALSLPGAALLTLAGGAVFGLLWGTVIVSFASTIGATLAFLMSRFLLRNWVEQRFGQRLQAIDAGVRREGAFYLFTLRLVPAFPFFLVNLLLGLTAMKTRTYYWVSQLGMLAGTIVYVNAGTQLGKLESLSGILSPGLLGSFVLLGIFPLIARKLLEVIRMNKVFANWTKPSRFDRNLVVIGGGSAGLVTSYIAAAVKAKVTLVEKHKLGGDCLNTGCVPSKALIRSAKFLSHVGRSQEFGIRSARAEVDFADVMERVQSVIKAIEPHDSAERYTGLGVDVVQGAAKIVSPWEVDITLEDGSTQRLTTRSIVIATGARPFVPPIPGIEQVSYLTSDNVWELRELPQRLIVLGGGPIGCELTQAFARLGASVTQVEMEARIMGREDPEVSDLVTERFRAEGVAVLTGHKAKEFLIENGEKILIAEHEGEDVRIPFDAVLVAVGRAANLKGFGLEELGIPTGRTVDTNAFLQTNYPNIYAAGDVAGPFQFTHTAAHQAWYAAVNALFDPLKKFKADYSVIPWATFVEPEVARVGLNEQDAKAQGIAFEVTTYGIDDLDRAIADGEAHGFIKVLTVPGKDRILGVTIVGEHAGDLIAEYVLAMKQGIGLNKILGTIHIYPTLAEANKYVAGNWKKAHAPQQLLAWVERFHAWRRG; encoded by the coding sequence ATGCAAGCTCGAAAACTGGCAGTCGTGGCAGCCGTCGCGTCGGCCATTGCGCTGTTCTTCATCCTGGACCTGGGCCAGTACCTGAACCTGCAGAACCTCAAGGAGCAGCAGGCCGCCATCGAAGCGTTCCGCGACGAGAACGTGCTCCTGAGCGTCACCATCTACTTCGTCATTTACGTGCTGATGGCGGCCTTGTCCCTCCCCGGCGCAGCCCTGCTGACACTGGCGGGCGGTGCAGTGTTCGGCCTGCTGTGGGGCACGGTCATCGTCTCCTTTGCCTCGACCATCGGCGCCACGCTCGCCTTCCTGATGTCGCGCTTCCTGCTGCGGAACTGGGTCGAGCAGCGCTTTGGCCAGCGCCTGCAGGCCATCGACGCCGGGGTTCGCCGCGAAGGTGCGTTCTATCTGTTCACCCTGCGTCTGGTACCGGCCTTCCCGTTCTTCCTGGTCAACCTGCTGCTCGGCCTGACTGCAATGAAGACCCGCACCTACTACTGGGTCAGCCAGCTCGGCATGCTTGCCGGCACCATTGTGTACGTCAATGCGGGCACCCAGCTGGGCAAGCTGGAGTCCCTGTCCGGCATCCTCTCGCCGGGCCTGCTCGGCTCCTTTGTGCTGCTCGGCATCTTTCCGCTGATTGCCCGCAAACTCCTGGAGGTCATTCGCATGAACAAGGTATTCGCCAACTGGACGAAGCCGTCGCGCTTCGACCGCAACCTCGTGGTCATCGGTGGCGGCAGTGCCGGACTGGTGACCTCCTACATCGCCGCTGCGGTCAAGGCCAAGGTCACGCTGGTCGAGAAACACAAACTGGGCGGGGACTGCCTCAACACCGGCTGCGTGCCCTCGAAGGCGCTGATTCGCTCGGCCAAGTTCCTCTCTCACGTCGGCAGGTCGCAGGAGTTCGGCATCAGGTCGGCGCGCGCAGAAGTCGATTTCGCCGACGTCATGGAGCGGGTTCAGTCGGTGATCAAGGCGATCGAACCGCACGACTCGGCCGAGCGCTACACCGGGCTCGGCGTCGATGTCGTGCAGGGCGCAGCGAAGATTGTCTCGCCCTGGGAGGTCGACATCACCCTGGAGGACGGCAGCACGCAACGCCTGACCACCCGCAGCATCGTCATCGCCACCGGCGCCCGTCCCTTCGTGCCACCTATTCCGGGCATTGAGCAGGTTAGCTACCTGACTTCGGACAACGTCTGGGAACTACGCGAACTGCCGCAGCGCCTGATCGTACTCGGCGGCGGGCCGATTGGATGCGAACTGACCCAGGCCTTCGCACGGCTTGGCGCCAGCGTGACCCAGGTCGAGATGGAAGCGCGCATCATGGGTCGCGAAGACCCAGAGGTCTCGGACCTCGTCACCGAGCGCTTCCGCGCCGAAGGCGTCGCCGTGCTGACCGGGCACAAGGCCAAGGAATTCCTCATCGAAAACGGCGAGAAGATCCTGATCGCCGAACACGAAGGCGAGGATGTTCGCATTCCCTTCGACGCCGTGCTGGTCGCCGTCGGCCGCGCGGCCAACCTGAAAGGCTTTGGCCTCGAAGAACTGGGCATTCCGACCGGACGAACGGTGGACACCAACGCGTTCCTGCAGACCAACTACCCCAACATTTACGCCGCAGGCGACGTCGCCGGGCCCTTCCAGTTCACCCATACGGCTGCGCACCAAGCCTGGTATGCCGCGGTCAACGCACTCTTCGACCCGCTAAAGAAATTCAAGGCGGATTACTCGGTGATCCCCTGGGCCACCTTCGTCGAACCCGAAGTCGCCCGCGTCGGCCTGAACGAACAGGACGCAAAGGCACAAGGCATCGCCTTTGAGGTGACCACTTACGGCATCGACGATCTCGACCGCGCCATCGCCGACGGCGAGGCACATGGCTTCATCAAGGTACTCACCGTCCCTGGCAAGGACAGGATTCTCGGCGTGACCATCGTCGGCGAGCACGCGGGCGACCTGATCGCCGAGTACGTGCTGGCCATGAAACAAGGCATCGGCCTGAACAAGATCCTCGGCACGATCCATATCTACCCGACACTGGCCGAGGCCAACAAGTATGTCGCAGGCAACTGGAAGAAGGCGCACGCACCGCAACAGTTGCTGGCCTGGGTCGAACGCTTCCACGCCTGGCGCAGGGGCTGA